From the Chloroflexus aurantiacus J-10-fl genome, one window contains:
- a CDS encoding formate--tetrahydrofolate ligase has translation MKTSLQIAAEARLEPIAAIAERLGLPVRYLEPYGRYRGKIDLTFLDDYHDRPLGRYVLVSAITPTPLGEGKTTTAIGLAMALNRIGKRAAVTLRQSSLGPVFGIKGGGAGGGYSQIVPLVESILHLNGDIHAVSQAHNQLAALTDNSWYHGNPLDIDPDRIEIRRVVDVNDRFLRQVMIGLGGKQNGFPRQTGFDISVASELMAILAMVNGVGARAALRDLRSRIGRMVVAFRRDGTPITAEDVRGAGAATVLMREALKPNLMQTIENTPALIHAGPFANIAQGNSSILADLIALRCADYVVTEAGFGVDIGAEKFFNLKCRASGLWPDVAVIVATIRALKAHSGKYDIVAGKPLPPALLHENPDDVISGGANLRRQIENLHQFKVPVIVALNAYPEDTPAEIDAVAHIATTAGAAGMAVSNVYAAGSAGGVDLARLVIEIAERPGPRPVQFLYPLEWSLADKITTIAHRIYGAAAVTFSPTAAAQLAALEDAGFGNLPICMAKTHLSLSHDPALRGAPEGFTFPIREVRLSAGAGFILPIAGTTVTMPGLGAHPAAHQIDIDDEGNIVGLF, from the coding sequence ATGAAAACCAGTCTCCAGATCGCTGCCGAAGCCCGGCTAGAGCCAATCGCTGCCATTGCCGAACGGCTTGGCCTGCCTGTCAGGTACCTCGAACCGTATGGCCGGTACCGCGGCAAGATTGACCTCACCTTTCTTGACGACTACCACGACCGGCCATTGGGCCGTTATGTCCTGGTCAGCGCAATCACCCCCACACCGCTCGGCGAAGGCAAGACCACAACCGCCATCGGGCTGGCAATGGCGCTCAATCGCATTGGCAAGCGTGCCGCGGTCACCTTACGCCAATCCTCGTTAGGGCCGGTCTTTGGCATTAAAGGCGGTGGTGCCGGCGGCGGTTACAGCCAGATCGTGCCCCTTGTCGAAAGCATTCTGCACCTGAACGGCGATATTCACGCTGTATCACAGGCGCACAATCAGTTGGCTGCGCTGACCGACAATAGCTGGTATCACGGCAACCCGCTCGATATTGATCCCGACCGGATCGAGATTCGCCGGGTTGTTGACGTGAATGATCGCTTTCTGCGCCAGGTGATGATCGGGCTGGGTGGTAAACAGAATGGTTTTCCTCGTCAGACCGGCTTCGACATCAGTGTCGCAAGTGAACTCATGGCCATTCTGGCGATGGTGAACGGTGTTGGTGCCCGGGCTGCCTTGCGCGATCTCCGCAGCCGGATCGGTCGTATGGTGGTTGCCTTCCGCCGTGACGGTACACCCATTACTGCTGAAGATGTGCGTGGTGCCGGGGCGGCGACAGTACTTATGCGTGAGGCGCTCAAACCGAACCTGATGCAGACTATCGAAAATACACCAGCCCTCATTCATGCCGGGCCATTCGCCAACATTGCCCAGGGTAATTCATCGATCCTGGCCGATCTGATTGCGTTACGGTGTGCCGATTATGTGGTCACCGAAGCCGGGTTTGGCGTGGATATCGGGGCAGAAAAGTTCTTCAATCTAAAGTGTCGGGCCAGCGGACTCTGGCCCGATGTGGCGGTCATCGTCGCGACTATTCGGGCGCTGAAGGCGCATAGCGGAAAGTACGACATTGTAGCCGGCAAACCGTTGCCGCCTGCCTTACTGCACGAAAATCCCGACGATGTCATCAGCGGTGGCGCCAACCTGCGGCGCCAGATCGAGAACCTGCACCAGTTCAAGGTACCGGTGATTGTTGCCCTCAATGCATACCCGGAAGACACGCCAGCAGAGATAGACGCAGTTGCCCACATTGCCACCACTGCCGGCGCTGCTGGCATGGCGGTGAGCAATGTCTATGCCGCAGGCAGTGCCGGCGGCGTAGACCTGGCCCGCCTGGTTATCGAGATTGCCGAACGACCGGGACCGCGTCCGGTACAGTTTCTCTACCCACTGGAGTGGTCGCTGGCCGACAAAATCACCACTATCGCGCATCGCATTTACGGCGCGGCAGCGGTAACGTTCAGCCCAACAGCAGCCGCCCAACTGGCAGCCCTTGAGGATGCTGGTTTTGGCAATTTACCCATCTGCATGGCGAAAACGCATCTCAGCCTGAGCCACGATCCGGCCTTGCGCGGTGCACCGGAAGGCTTCACCTTCCCGATTCGCGAGGTGCGCCTCAGTGCTGGTGCCGGATTCATCTTGCCGATTGCCGGCACGACAGTCACGATGCCGGGTCTGGGTGCCCATCCAGCGGCCCATCAGATTGACATTGATGACGAGGGGAATATTGTTGGTCTGTTTTAG
- a CDS encoding M20 family metallopeptidase, with product MQHLHPIEQRVLSAINDDGLLKALADLVSIPSLDGTTAENEAQEAVAALLQSQSMTVDRWEIDLPRLYAHPDCSWEVPRERALGVVGILGEDRGGRSLIFNGHVDVVPAGDRRLWHSDPWQATIVNGRVYGRGALDMKGGLCCAIFAARAIAAAGVRLRGRLVIQSVIGEEDGGLGTLAAILRGHTADAAIVAEPTELKVAPAQAGAHNFRLTVYGAAAHGCVREEGVSAIEKFAPLHQAIIALERTRNERLRAADSSGLFSRYRTPNAICIGVVRAGEWASSEAEQLVAEGRYGIGVGEDPAIARTELEQTVAAAAAQDPWLRDHPPMLEWWGGRFDPASTPMDSPVVQTLAACDQAVRGTPATFEGMTYGADMRLLVNVGGIPTVLYGPGDVRNAHRPNESVAIVDLQTATRVLALTALRFCGYDEE from the coding sequence ATGCAACATCTGCATCCGATTGAGCAACGAGTGCTCAGCGCCATCAACGACGATGGCTTATTGAAGGCACTGGCCGATCTGGTCAGTATCCCCAGCCTCGACGGCACTACGGCTGAAAATGAAGCCCAAGAGGCCGTCGCTGCGTTGCTACAATCCCAATCAATGACGGTTGATCGGTGGGAAATCGATCTACCCCGTTTGTATGCTCATCCTGATTGCAGTTGGGAAGTGCCGCGTGAGCGAGCGCTCGGCGTCGTCGGAATTCTGGGTGAGGATCGCGGTGGACGTAGCCTGATCTTCAACGGCCACGTTGACGTTGTGCCGGCTGGTGACCGACGCCTGTGGCATAGTGATCCGTGGCAGGCGACTATCGTCAATGGCCGGGTCTACGGGCGCGGTGCGCTGGATATGAAGGGAGGGCTGTGCTGTGCCATCTTTGCTGCCCGGGCCATCGCGGCTGCGGGTGTCCGGCTCCGTGGCCGTCTCGTGATCCAGAGTGTGATCGGCGAAGAAGATGGCGGTCTCGGCACACTGGCAGCCATTTTGCGTGGCCACACTGCCGATGCCGCGATTGTGGCCGAGCCAACGGAATTGAAAGTCGCACCGGCTCAGGCCGGCGCACACAATTTCCGCTTAACGGTGTATGGGGCGGCGGCGCACGGCTGTGTGCGCGAAGAGGGTGTCAGTGCAATTGAAAAATTTGCACCGCTACACCAGGCCATCATCGCGCTCGAACGTACTCGCAACGAACGCTTGCGTGCAGCCGACAGCAGCGGTCTCTTCTCGCGCTACCGTACCCCCAATGCTATCTGTATCGGTGTGGTGCGGGCAGGCGAATGGGCTTCTTCCGAAGCCGAGCAACTGGTCGCCGAAGGCCGTTACGGGATTGGGGTCGGCGAAGACCCGGCTATTGCACGCACCGAGCTGGAGCAGACGGTAGCCGCTGCTGCGGCCCAAGACCCCTGGCTGCGCGATCATCCGCCAATGCTGGAATGGTGGGGTGGGCGGTTTGATCCGGCCAGTACGCCCATGGACTCACCTGTTGTCCAAACCCTTGCCGCCTGCGATCAGGCGGTGCGGGGCACACCTGCCACATTTGAAGGCATGACCTACGGCGCCGATATGCGGCTACTGGTCAATGTTGGCGGTATTCCTACCGTCCTCTACGGGCCGGGTGATGTCCGCAATGCCCACCGACCGAACGAGTCGGTTGCCATCGTCGATTTACAGACAGCCACTCGCGTCCTGGCCCTCACTGCCCTTCGCTTCTGCGGTTACGATGAGGAATAG